The genomic window GAggtgaaaaataaaaacatttccatTCTGGCCAACTGTTCACCTAAACAGTGCCTTCGCcctgaagggaaaaaagaaaaaaaggaatatagtattttaaaagaaaatagctgtgggttttttgttgtttatcAAAAAGTACAGGTGCCATTATGATAATAAAGTACTGCATCTCTTAAAAATCAAATCCTAGTCTGGTAAGCCATTAATTAATCCATGCTGTTAAAAGTTTAGGCACCATTCTAAAATTAAGGCAGTGAAAGAGGGAcaatttggaatttggaaaagCATGGTTCTCAAGTTACTTTACTACCAATCTGTTAAAAACCTGATGGCATCATTTAATTCTTTTGAACATATGATTTTCATAAACCAGTTCTGCATAAACTACATATAAGCCCAAGTATGAGAAAACTAATGGCTGATGTCCAAACATTCCAGAGAACAGCTCTTTCCTGTTAAGAACACGCTGTCCTACCAGCACAGTGCAAGATCCACATGTTATTTCCCCCTCAGATAAGCAGGATAGTGAAATCTTTAGAGCCTGATAAGACTGCTGTTGCCAAGATTCCATTAGCctataccattttttaaaaaaaattctaaactgGAAGTGGGTTGTTTCATGTACAGTAATCAGACAAAAACTGTTATGACACTCAGTCAAGTCTGAGTCTAAGCTCATAATTTCGCTGCCTTGGTTTCATTACAACCTTTGTATTAAAATAGTTGGTTTAGTTGATGATTAACAACTGAAATTTAAAATGAATTAGTTTATGAAGTCAAAGTCTTAGGAATATTTGGTTGGTAGATATAGCATGCTAACCATTTTGCCTCTAGTCACAAATTTCTTGCTTCTAGATTTTTGGTTAAGTACGTACACTTACCTAGTGAAAATGGAATGAATGCTTCTTTCTTGACAAATTGTCCAGAGCTGTCCAAAAACCTCTCAGGACAAAACATTTCAGGGTTACTCCAGTACTTTTCATCAAAGTGTACAGAGTAGAGATTTGTAATGACTGTAGTGCCTTGAGGGATAGAATAGCCACGTACAACTGTATCCTTAGAAGTCGCATGGAAAATACCTAGTGGAGCTACGTTACAGAATCTTAAAATTTCATGTAGTACTGCCTCAGTGTATGGCATTTTACACTTTTCTTCTAGGCAAGGTGTTTTGTTTGGCCCAATAATTAAATCGATTTCTTTATGAACTTGCCCTGTTGGAGAAAAAGCTCTTAGTTTATTGATTAACGGTTTGGCAAAAATAAGTAGACATGTTCATTCTACATTTAACTATGAAACCTTTAAATATATTTGTAGCCCCACTGATTTTGTGTACATTAGCCACATCCActagtcatggagaatcctggaaattgtagGGTGCTGTgaactgtaggtctgtgaggggtatctacaattcccaggattctttggggggaaatcatgACTGTTGAAGTGGTATAATAATACTTTATGGTGTCAGATGTGACCTTTGaaccaaatacagtcgtaccttggatcctgaatgccctggaactcggatgtttttgctcccgaacaccacaaaccctgAGGTGATTTTTCCGGTTTCTGAACGtccttttggaacctgaatgccCACTGGGGCTACTGATtggctttggttttcgaacgttttggaagtcgaacggatttctggaatggattctgatcgactttcaaggtacgactgtactccaaTACAGCTAGCTGAATAGATGCAGCATTTTTGTCAGTTTCCCTCCCCTACTTCCCCTGCTAAAATCTACTCTGGAGTCTTGAGGAACCCTCTAGAACAGCATGGAGTCAGTAACTGGGAAGGATAATTTGGGAAATATGCCCCTTTTTCACCAGCAGACACATCCTGAACAAACACTGATCAAGGGATACAACTTCCAGTGGGACCAAACTCTAGTTTCAACCTAATATATTCAACCTAATATATCAGGTAAAGATTTAACAAGTGCTGTTAATACCCTGCTTGGAATGCACATTCTTAATCATAAAGACAAAACACATCACGGCATATGGCATAACTTACCTTGAATATTAGGATAAAGAGCCATGAACAACACTGCCCATCTTAGAACATTTGTTGTAGTTTCTGTTCCAGCAATTATAATTTCTCCAACAGAGAAAATTAAGTTTTCTGTTGTGAATGTAGACTCaggatcatttttatttttgtccatCTCATCAAAATATGCATCTATGAAATGTCTTGGTGACTGAGGTTTCCTATTTTGTGAGAAACGCTGAATAAGGTGGAGGAGAAAAGTATAGACTTcagatgcatttttaaagagtTGCTGATGCTTTCCAAAGGGCAAGGCACCAATCCATGGAAAAGCattgtacaaaaatgcagaagAACTAGCTGCCAGTTCAATGTTTTCACTAAATATGTCCATCATATGCTGAAATTCAGTGTCTTCATATGTAAACCGTTCTCCAAAAAGAATCAGGTTAGTAATATTTGAAACTGCATTTGTTATCAAGTATTTCAGATCAAAAGGCTTGCCCTTATAGGTATCAATGGCCTCAAGGAAAATGACTGATTCTTCTGATATTTTGCTTTCAAAGGACTTTTGACCATATCCAAAAGTACGAAAGCTTGTTACAGCCAACTTGCGATGCTCTGTCCAACCTCTGCCATAACTTGAGTTCAATAAACCTGAAATATACAAGTGTCAATATGCTTAACCCAGGATCTTACTTCCTCTTTCATCCATATGATCTTTCTATGATCTGCAGCTACCGGGTACACACACGTAGTTACACACACGTTGAAAGAAACTGTATCCTCAATTAATCATAGTGAATTTGTTTTACTGTTATCTTTCTAGAGTTAATGACTTCAGAATTATGTCCTATGTTTTTAAGTGCATGCAACATCATACCTAATCAAAATGCAACCTGCTTATAGCACTTTGGGAACAGCATGCataaaaatgttgttttaatgCCAGTTTGCCTTTTCCACTTCCTGAAGTTTCAAGGCAACCTTTTGCTAAGCCAGTTTCCTTGTAAAGTGTATACTGGTGATTTATGTAATagatgtttatttacaaatacagtggtacctcaggttacatacgcttcaggttacatactccgctaacccagaaataacgcttcaggttaagaactttgcttcaggataagaatagaaatcgtgctctggcggcgcagcggcagcaggaggtcccattagctaaagtggcgcttcaggttaagaacagtttcaggttaagaacggacctccggaacgaattaagttcttaacccgaggtaccactgtacaaaaagtAAAGCAGGGGGCAAAGGCAGGCACCAAGAAAGGCAGTGCTAGGCAAAGATATAAAGATCAACCAACTATTTCTGTACatccaatttgtgtgtgtgtgtgtgtgtgtgtgtgtgggaggagaGTGTTTCTTAACAGCAAACCAGTATACCTTCCCACCTATCCCACAAGGTAAACAGCTTTTGAAACAGTGTGACTTAGAAAAGCAGATTGAGTTAGACTGGCAAAACttgtttaaatacatttttaatttagATTACGCTTGAGGAACTGTGAATTGCTGTAAAATTACAGAAGACAGATAAATAGAGTtacatgcaatttttaaaatcttccaaaacctttaaaaaaatcttttaatttatatatatatttttattaataggGTTGTATCCCTTATGTATCCCTTAGGGTGCAGTTAGTATCTTTGAGAACTTGATGCAGGACTAGTGACTAAGTTGCCTGctagctggatagctcagttggttagagtgtggtgctaacaatgccaaggttgcaggttcgatcccctaagagacagctgcatattcctgcattgcaggggtttggaccagatgatcctcagggtcccttccaactcgtatGATTGTAAATAAGGTTTTACAAGGACACATTAATTCTCCATTGCTCTCATGCCCCAAAGAAACTAAACTCAATCTCTGCAGCTTTCATCACCTTGAAGTGTTTCAAGCACTTAGTAATTTGGGGTGTTTTTCATTTTAGTGTCCAAGATAAAtttcatttttactttttaaagggtATGTTTTCAGCTCTTAACACTGTCTACAGCACTGAACATGTACAAGCAATGATTTTCAAGCACAACTGCCGTAACTGCATGCTACCACATGAAGGTGCTTTTTAGTCAACAGAGTATTACTTAGCTATGTATCTTGGTCTCCTAATCCAGTTAGCAGGGTACACTAAGCATTACATGCAAATACATGTAAACAGAGTGTCATGAGCTAATAAGCAGTCTTAGGAAGATAGAATTCTAAGTGGAGGAGTGTCATGGGAGTGAACACTTCCCATTGGTTTTTCTGCTCAATATCACCTGTGTTTTCCCACATGGGGCTCTGGATGCCAATTTACTAGGGTGCCACACAAATTTGAACCCACCCATTTTGCTATTACTAGCTTAAGTCAACTGCAAATCACTGTTGCATAAGCTTTACAGAataggtttgtttttaattgatgaAAGGCATTTATAAAAGGTATTAAATGCAATTCACCAATATCTTTTAAGGAACATTTAAGGAATgtacaaatgaaaaatgaaagaaaatacaaCCCATGAGATTATCAATGTGCTCCAAATTCTGCAGGCAGTGAGTAGGGGCAGAGAGGGACAAGTCAAGGGCACAAGTCAGGCAAGTTAAGCACTTTTATAAAGTCCTGTCAATTTAAATGAAAAGCGTTTAGCATATTCGTACATTTCTTCTGTGTTAATTTCTGCTAGAATGTGGCAGATTTAGCTTTCTGTtatattgccgggggggggggggagagagagacgccctccttctgtgaaccgccctgagacctccgagtatagggtgatatataaattcaagaaataataataataaaaacagatgcTGAACCACTGTAGTAAAGGTTCCTAAACAATGGCAACCTGCTAGTTCTACAGTGGATCTTTCGCAACGATAAAAGCAAAGGTAACAAAGGTACAGTTAAAAAAGAATTGtgaaatacacaaatataaaaatgttgcagtgcTTCCTATGTGTGCATTAACCCTGGCACACAAATGAATGGGCATTACTCAAGTGTCTCAGGGCCACCCCCTTCACTCTTCCAGTTGTTCCTCCCCAAATTTGATTGGCAGGAGTAGTACTGTGTAAAAGAAAAGGGATTGCAGGAGGGTTATTGTCACTGCCTCCACTGCACTCTTGCTGTACGGTTTACTGAAAGAGCCTATGAAGTGGGTAGAGTTTGAGGGGGGGTGGGCTTCAAGGGATGGAATGATCAAACATATAGCCTAAGTATGAACAGCGTAGCAATGCGGAAACTTAAAGGCGGCAGCTGAGGCAGTTCAAATGCAGCATGAAGCCATCTTATTCTTCCTGGCTAAAGGACAACATTTCCAACAGTGCACATCAACGGCCAGCTTCAAGTTTGATTTCCCAACGTTGCCCTTTGGAACAGAGCTTGAGGTATTTTGCAGACCAAGTCAGAAAGCACATACGAATGAAAAATGCTATTTAAAGTTAGTAAGAAGACAGAATTGCAGGCACCTTTTTTAAAGCATATACCCAATACACTAATAAGCgtctattaaaacaacaacaacaacaacacatacctCCCATTTTTGTCAGCTTCTTGAACAAAGGAAGAGATGGTCTGTCTGCAAAAATCTCACTCTGCTGAACAAGGCATTCTTTTACTGCATCATAGCCGTTCAGGACAACAGTTGATATCCCTCCAAGATCAAGGCtgaataccttttaaaaaaagattacatGTCACTTtcaagaattggggggggggggaaggggcagagagagaaatactactaggtttttttccctttagaaATGTTCTTGTTTGGTCCATGGGCAGCACAACAGGTATGCTTCTAACACCATATGATGCTCACAAATATGCTACATGTGCTATGTAGAAAGATTATAGTTGCATAACAATATTGCAGTTTGCTTTCATTCATAGATGCTTATATGTCAAAATACATCTCTGGAATTATCATACAACATCAATAATACAGAGTATATCTTTCCAGTCCAATATGTTGGCTAGGCTTACTGTCGGACACATGAGCTTCCTACTTATCACTTCACTTTGCAGGAGGAACATTGTCTGCATCATTCTTAAAGTGAATGCATTACCTGTCACAAGAGATAAACATAAATTGGCAATCTGTTTCTGTGGCAGCAGGAATGACATGTCACGAACAAAGTGTCCCTGAGCAGAAGAGGAAAGAAACTCTGCACTAGGAGGCATGCTTCTGACTGTTAAGATTACGCAACAGGTGCCCCActatctttagaagacatccaaaCTAGAAAAGAGTTGTTTAATttaagctatacagtggtacctccgcttacaaacttaattcgttctggaggtccgttcttaagcccaAACCACTTGtaacatgaggcacgctttcgctaatggcacctcccgctgctgccgcactgcCGGCACATGACTTCTgctcacatcccagggcaaagctcgcaacaaggggcatcaacttctgggttagtgaagcttgtaacccgcagcgttcgtcaggaggacggtacgtaacatgaggttccactgtagtaagCAAGCAAGGGCCTGAAACCACATTTTTATCCAAACTTGCTTTCACTAACCAGAGTTTAAAACAGTTTTGTAAATAAGTTCAGAAATTACTAGCATGCACACCTAGTCCACATTTCCATACTAgctacttaaaaaaatatattctacaAGCAGAGGGGACAGATTGATCCTTGCTTCTTCCTCTATTGCTAgcagtagaccaggcataggcaaactcgaccctccaaatgttttgggactacaactcccaccatccctagataactggaccagtggtcagggatgatgggaattgtagtcccaaaacatctggagggtcgtgtttgcctatgcctgcagtagaCTATTGGAGGAGGCATGGAGCAATCTGTCCTGCCTCTGCCagacttagaatcataaaatcacagaTCTGTAGAGtaagaagggaccacaagggtcatctagtccaatcccctccaatgcaggaatcttttgcccaatgtgaggctcaaacccatgaccctgatattaagagtgaGCCAGACCTCTTGCTTGCATTGGACTCCTGCTCACTTAATGTTACCAGGCAAGTTGTTAAATGCTTGGCTGGTCCAGACAATTCACATTTAAGATGtcacagggaactgtggttaCTTCTGTGGTATCTGGAGGGGGCTTATGCAGGCTTATTCACATAGTGGGAAACCATTGTTTAATTGTATACCATACAAGAAagtatattttatcatttttcccCTGTACTGATCAAATAGCTGAATATGGAATCATTTTtgtaattaataaaaaattgtaTAAAGCTTAAAATTCTGATTTCAGTTTCCAGTTTTTGTCAGCAAATGTTCCTTTTCAAAAGTTAAAGGGAAATGTTTCTATTTGACTCATTACGATTGATATGatcaccaaacaaacaaacaaacaaacaaacaattaaaggGAAACTATTAAAGAGAATGTCCTAGTGGTCACTCCTTTTCCTGTTCCTATGAATAATGATATTTTTTCAGAAGAACTCAAGGGACTGTGACTGTCCTCTTTGCATCCCTGCAGTAGAAAATATCCTGTATTCCAAAGAGTATTAAAAACATGTCATTTATTTACAGCAATTGACAATGAGCCTGTAGGATAATAAACTGTCAACATTCCGACTGAGTTTATGCTTCTAGCAGCTGTTGATAAATTTTAATTTGTTGTAAATGTTTTTTATCAAGATTTTCTAGCTGTCCTTGAGAgaatttttaaagacaaaaagGTGGGAGATTATTGGTTGTCTCCAAAGCAGCATCAGTGGAGTTTTCCAACCCTCTGAAGCTGATTTTGAGGGCATGCAGGGTGTTgccagggaaaggaggagaaagttCCATTCATGGAGCAGCCGTGTTGGATGTTATTCTGCTTTAAAATACAGACCAGCATGTCATCACTATGCAGCAGCAGACAACTGCTGTATATTCAACTCTGAGTTGTGTGAGTTGTGGCTGTGCTGGTGCTCCGCTCGATAAATATGAAAGGCAGACAGGCATAAGTCCCCTAACATCAGGAATATATGTTAAGAGTCCTCATTGGCTGCAGCTTCATGGTGTATGTTGGTGATGTGCTTAGTAATCTGGATGGCATGCAGGATGAGGCTTAAGTTGAGAGTGCCCCAAGTCCAGTGTTACCCCACGAAGGGAAGACATGTTCATTTTACTGATGACTTCCTTCCCCTGTTCTATAACcgtttttaaaaagttgccacATTCTCTTAGAAATTTAAATAAGAAAGCCCTCTAACTCACATCTCAAACCTGAGCGGTTTTGAGGTGGAGTTAGTTTGGTACTATAGTCCAAcatgtaaaataaaaacacatattccTGTGGCGTGTTAAATATCTAGCAGAGTTGAGACACAAAGTGCAGCCCACTTTGACAAGGGTCACAGCGTTTATGTAaagcaagtttgtttgtttttttaaatgttgaactTGGAGATGTATTAATAGACAGTATTAGCAACATACTGCACTGGTATGCTTGGTTGACAAGTTAGGCAGCTTTCTGTAAAAAGTGGGTGCACACCTTTACAAAATGGTATTTAATAATAACTATGATGTAATCAAGTCTCATGATTGTACTACAAACTTTATATATTTTAAGAATTCTGTGCCAAACACAACAAGACTCAATACAAAATGGCAAATAATAAACCACATCCTGTTACTGCAGTTCAAATATGCAACAGCCCAAATGtaaaatgactttaaaataaagtcccattgatttcagcgaTACTTAATCCCAAGTAACTAAACTTAGAATAGCCTTCTAAGCCTTCCTGACATAAAAGCTGGTGAATGTAATGAAGACTTTATGACTTCCTCACTTACAAGGTGAGTCTTATATAATTCTTTTGTTTGTAAAGTGCTTTCCTAACTGAGGTCTGCCTTCAACAACAACTCTTGCAAGTTGGCCACTAGGctaacagtgaaatcctatacacatctactcagaaataaacttTAAGCTTAACAGGATTTACGCCTAGGTTAAGTGGGTGTAGAACTGCATTCTCTTGCCCGAGGGGAAGCTCATTTAACTGAATGGGGCTCAACTTCTCCTAGCAATAAAACAACTAGCATAttagcaaagctaagcagggtccggtatggtttcaaatgggATGGGGCCggggttgagattcctgcattacagtgggttggactagatgaccctctagGTCTCAGCCATGAGATTACatgcccccttccaactctagagtaGACACTGATACGGTTGTCTTGCAGGGGCAGGAAAGCACAGCCTTGGACAGAGAGGTAGCGAAACTTGAACCCAGATCTGAAAGTGAAGATGTGGAAAAGAGTTCAGATCCGGGATTGAAGTTATTCACATGAATCGGAAAAGCCTCGTCTTGGAAGTGGCAAATGTCTAAGAA from Lacerta agilis isolate rLacAgi1 chromosome 1, rLacAgi1.pri, whole genome shotgun sequence includes these protein-coding regions:
- the LOC117048906 gene encoding vitamin D 25-hydroxylase, which codes for MWSGVPGVGSAAAAAVGAGVLLLLLLPLVVRQLLKQRRPVGFPPGPAGLPLIGNIHSLASEQPHVYMKRQSQLYGQVFSLDLGGISTVVLNGYDAVKECLVQQSEIFADRPSLPLFKKLTKMGGLLNSSYGRGWTEHRKLAVTSFRTFGYGQKSFESKISEESVIFLEAIDTYKGKPFDLKYLITNAVSNITNLILFGERFTYEDTEFQHMMDIFSENIELAASSSAFLYNAFPWIGALPFGKHQQLFKNASEVYTFLLHLIQRFSQNRKPQSPRHFIDAYFDEMDKNKNDPESTFTTENLIFSVGEIIIAGTETTTNVLRWAVLFMALYPNIQGQVHKEIDLIIGPNKTPCLEEKCKMPYTEAVLHEILRFCNVAPLGIFHATSKDTVVRGYSIPQGTTVITNLYSVHFDEKYWSNPEMFCPERFLDSSGQFVKKEAFIPFSLGRRHCLGEQLARMEMFLFFTSLLQQFHLHFPSGWTPNLKPKLGMTLQPHPYLICAERRY